The nucleotide window cgcATGCACGGGGCTTGTATTGCAGATCGGATTTGTACGCAGCCAAAATAGGTACTTGTAGAAGTGTGGGGCCCTACTGTACTTCAAAAGCCTCCGAATTCATACGGaagcatacagaggttttttttcttctgtcagGTTCCATACGAATCTGACTTGTGGCACGATCCATTGAATGATCTGTTACATTATTTTTCCCTTTGTTGGTTCCTGAAACTAGATGTTAAGCAGTTAAATTGTGCTGCATCCCCTTGCACGTACTATTTGCAAATTCTTCATTGCTGGAGACTAAGATTTGATTTGTCCAggtgaaatttctgcgactgaaaatcattaCCAATTATCTGAATGGGGGTTGTTTCTccagcaagcacatggatttctgcaagttccttcCAGATGGCAGTATTTgatggcagtatttcccggaccgaatacactgcagggagccgggctcctagcatcatagttatgtacgatgctaggagtccctgccttgctgcgggacaactctcccgtactgtaatcatgttgaaatactgccgacatacggtccgtatatgctCGTGTTAATCCGGCCTAAGTCTACTGGCAGTTGTTACAGAACTGAGTCTAGGTTTAAAAAGTAGTGTAGCTCCAGTCTGCTAATAGATGAAAAAAAGAGTATGCCTAACCAAATCAAGTCAGCTGATCATTTGTACAATAAAGTGAAGTAGGAGGTATAAGCGAAAGAAAGTGCCGGAATTCCCTGGTATAGCACCAATATGGAGATCTTGGCCGCTTTAGACCATATTCACTGCAAGATAGTTTCCTACCAATGTGGGATTGCCAGTACTGCTGGTAggaaatattattatatttttaaacagTGATCCCACCATTCAGTGTCGGCCTGGGGTACCTTGGGACCTCAAGAGGAAATAATTTACAGGTACAAGTTTATGTCTACTTTGCATCATAAATGTTCTACTGGTATTGCACACACATCTCATCCAATCCagcatcatgacatgtcatttatgaccacatgttaaagtgattgtccagtccctaaaaattgttgggttatcctcaggataagccatcaatagctgatgggttgggcagCTGTTTTGATAtgggtgcagtgctcgtacgagcgttgcttccccttaatttctacttgctcactgtgaatcgtcgacacatgtagcagcgattcacaggtttTGCAGCCTTCTGCCATtcgcttcaatgggagaagaaggctgcaatacctgtaacTACGGAgtcccccggccagagcatctgaAACAGTCTGGCTAGGGTCTCCAGGACTGGGGGACCCCCTAAAGTCATTGTCCATACAGCTGtggattcatatatggacagtgacgtcaagagtTTTCCCAAGACAGAAGTGCCTGGCCAGagcgcttgtgatgctctggctgaGGACTCCCTAGTTAAAaattcttgacatcactgtccatatatggacagtgacgtcaggggcttccctgggcACAGTGCATTAAGTAGCTCTCTGCCCGGCGATGTCGAGCAATGTATTATCTCCGTAATTGTAATGTCCTGTAGAATAAATATTTCtacagtgaaaaaagtaaaataaatattaaacactagtaccattgaaaaatacaactcctctAGCAGTAAGTAATCACtcaaagggtaagttcacacagggcagatttgttgcaaaaatgccTGGGACTGAATATCAATGgccggctgctagtggcgccactgggcatgggggggcctgAGACGGtgagcggcacgggccccctcatgccgcgggccctgtagcagccgctatggctgctacagcggtagttacgccactgtcaatGGAGTTCTTTCTGCAGAATGGATTTCTGCGTGAATGGGACAATTGCAGAACTTTCTTCAACAAAcctgctgcgtgtgaatataaCCAGTtacatcaactgaaaaataaagttatggctaaaGTGGCAAAACCAGAAATATCCCGCATACAAGAGTAGGCGAGCGTTAGAAAGGTTCAGGGATCCCATTTTCACATATCTTATAATAGATTAAGAACAGAACGTATGTGTCATGATTCAGGGACCCAGTTGGATGAAGATGGCTGCACTGACGATCTTGCAAACTAAAACACAGAGGGAGATttgtcaaaactagtgcaaaggaaaagcatagcagttgcccatggcaaccaatcaggcttCTGCTTTCATGTTTCCAAAGGACCCCTGCAAAATGAAAAGTGGAAACTGATTGGTTGCCAtatgcaactactccactttttacTAGTTTGGATAAATTACTTCTAAAATATTTCACATACAAAGAAACATATTGAGAACCGCATTTAGAGTCCTGCTGCAATTTGTCCTCCCGCCGATAGGTGGAGACCTTGTTTTACTACACATGTTTGGAGAACGTCTTCCCCTAATTCAATCTCTATTCCTCCGCGCTTCTAACCTCTGCCCTCTGACTTCCGTCTTCCTCTTTCTCACCCGCCATTGTGGTGACAGGGTCGCTGCGATTCACCATGGTGAGTGAATCCGATGTAATCCTTCACGGCGGCGCATTATCTCGGCTCTGGGGGTGTGCTGTATATCGGCGGAGACCCCGAGCTGTCGTTTCGTGTGTATATTGTACCGGAGGTGACTGAAGCGGCAGCTTATTTTCCTCTGCGTTCCCGCTGTAATTGAGAAGGAATCATTGGGAAATTATCAGAATCCCCTACTAGTTGGTAGACGAGGTTTGGTCAGTGGGAGGCCGCTGGGTGTACTGGTTGGGTTTCTGAAGAACATGACGTCTATGTTGGGATAGTAAAGTGTATGTACTTTTTAACCATTTACTGTCTGGCTGCAGAGGATTGAGGACCGGGTGACCGTATTATAGTCCTGTTCTCTGCTGACATGATGGGATAGCTGCTGTATTGTCGCTGAAAGGAGATTTGTAATTATTTTGTTAAACTTTTCGGAATGttttagggtgaattcacacgtgACAGATTTGTAGCCAAGCTCTCTGCCGTTGTCCCATTCACCTGAACAGGGCCTTCAGAAATCCTtgtacatgctgcagaaataaccGCATTCACCTTTTTACAacaaatctgctacgtgtgaatatacccgtgGCAATATTCTTCTGTCCGGGGTGATGCTTTCTGAAATGTAGCCATTTAACTAGTCCCATGATCCGTTGTCAATGTGGGCGAAACCTCATTGCTGCCTGGTTGTACTAGAGGAGGAATACTGCTTGTGGGGGTagactttatttttttctatctgtTCCCAGTGATGTTTGATACTGCCACCCCCTGTAGCTTGATGTGGTTATAGTAGGGATATTTACAGTGCGTCGGCTTCTTTTTCCACCCCATCAATTCTTCCTGCCTAGCTACACCCATTCTTATGTGTATCCCGGTATGTAATGATTACTATATTTCCTATGTAGAACTCAAGGTGGACCATATGGCCATGGGGTGATAGCTGCTATCCTATAGAAGCACTGTAAGGATAGgtgcagatatgctgcgtaacagtacacagtgtatacgtcctgtaagccgcagggaattctgagtGAAatattttggtgccgtttttcacgtgcaatctctgctgcggaaataatgctagaaaaaaAGAtcattcttaggctatgttcacacggagtattttgcaggaggaatatctgcctcaaaattcagtttggaagtttgaggcagattttcctctccctgcacgctgattttctctgagtttttcgctacgtttttcgcccgcggccattgagtgccgcgggcataaaacacagcgaaatacgctttctctgcctcccattgaagtcaatgggaggtcagaggcggaaacgcccgaagatagggcatgtcgcttctttttcccgcgaggcagttttactgctcgcgggaaaaagacgccgacgcctcccattgaaatcaatgggaggcattttcgggccgtttttgccgagttttgcgacgcggtttctgcgtcaaaaaactcgtcaaaatactctgtgtgaacatagccttactatgTTCTCTGTTGTCATAGCAACGTGTCACTCTGCTCTGAGGACAGCCTTGGATGATGCTGCggtccatgtgacctctgcaaccTTTTATTGGGAAAACAGGATTGCGTCGCTAAGACAACACCCGGGGGAATTTGTGCCGCAGAATCACCGCTTTTCTCccgcaaaaatagcaacatctgcctattgtgggttttacttccccattaaattcaatggagaaaagcagcgattccgcagcataaaatgACGTTGAAAAAcagcaagtcaatttatgaacggtttctcggtggatttttttccgcagcatgtggatgagatttgttttaaatctccaactctgctgctactgtaacacgctgcagatttttcataatgaaatccgctgtggaaaatgagcagtgtttacgctgtatgTGTCCCTACCCTACTGTAGGGACACATACGAAAATATTGCAGAAATATTTTGCAACTGGAAATCGTTTCCTttcatttaaatgtttttttttctgctgcaggtgcacggatttctgcaagttccattcatgtgaataatggaactgattttaagtAGCAGAAAATGTCTTTGACTGTGACTGCACTCCAGATCCGGATTCACATACAGCTTTGCTGCGGttttcatggtgttttttttagtGCTGACAGATGttacctaaggccccattcacacgagcgtgcttttgcagccgcaattcccctgacaatccacgggagaattgcggccccattcattcctatggggccatgatcacgaccgtggtttccacagaccGTgcatggtccaggctcataggaaataatggacacgTGCATGCCCCGcaatttgcgggtgacactccgctgccggccaacCTGAAAATCagtgccgtgcacatggctacggtcgtgtgcatgaggcctaaggtttgTGTTTCACTGGAAACACATATATTACTCAAGGGAAAAACCACGTATATTTACTATTGCACAGTGAATAATGAGGCCTAAGGTTTATATTAAAATATGAAATGCActacattcaactttttttttttgtggcatatTTTCAAGTGCACCATGACCTgggtttggtgttttttttcggGCAGTTTTCCTATAGGACttcgaaaaacgtctgaataaAAGCATGTACTAaatgaaaaacgccactaaaaaaaaACGCTTGTTACATTTTAAGAactagtgaatttttttttttaagtgttcttTTGATGCAGTATAAAGTGTCAGAAAATTTCTGTGTAAAGGAGGCCTAAAGGTTATATTTTTAATGTTCTATGTTTTCCCTTTTTCCCTTCAGTCGTCCCACAAGACCTTCAGAATTAAGAGGTTTCTTGCCAAAAAGCAGAAACAGAACAGACCAATCCCACAGTGGATCAGAATGAAGACTGGCAATAAGATCAGGTATGTATGAAGCTTTACAGATACCCCCTACATGGGGGGGTCGGCTTGTTTTAACGTTGTTTTCATGTACATGCCCACCTATAGCATCGAGCCATTTTGTTGTCCTCCGGAAATAAACAGCTCTGTGATCTCTGCTGTTTGGTCCAGGATTCTATGCTTTATAGGAGAAAGTAGGCAATTGGTTTAGTGACattagtcttaggcctcattcacaccagCATGTccaatttgcgtgcgcaaaaaatagACTGTATTTCATGTCCGTATGGCTTCAGTGGGGTTTCTGCGTGGCATCCGTTTTTCTTGTCCCTATAAACAGTCTTATGTAAAATATGCCATATAATGTCTTGTGCCCAACAGTCACTGTCAGGAACCCTGAAGGGAAGACAACCGTTTTACTGCTTCTGTCTTTTCTGTGTTtacgtacacagcgctcaataagttctgtgtatagaatagaggctgCTGCCTCTTTTGGACCCGGTGGTCAAGTGAGTGCTCATCTGAATAATTAAGTCTTCCaatgttctttaaaaaaaaaaaaaaagttaaaaacaaccaaaaatagttaaaataacaatTACATATAGTATACCcccctccaaaaaccaaatgctccccccaccaatcattcttttaatgctagccctgacccaattaccctaaaatagagatgtgatatatcaaaatttatggtAGGCCATGATCACTCTATTATAGGGTAACACTAcagctaaaaagtaaaaaggcCCGTTTTTTTGGCaaaactataagcctaaaaatgctaaaaaaaagaacaaaaatgataTGTATAAAAATAAGAGAACCCTGCATTaatgacaaaacaaaaacattatagccgttttaaccccttaatgaccgggcctgaaaagaccttaatgaccagctcaatttttctgtttttgcctctctgcgtttcagcagccataacttttttttttttttttttcattgacatggctgtatgaggccttgttttatgcgagagaaatagtattttttttcccccacagtttgggggtaaaaaaatttttttttacggcgtgaatataggaaaaagcgattctcggaatagtttttttattttttttcacgtttcacgctaaataacccattagattaattcttcaggttattacggtcgtgtagatacctaatatgcgtaggttttttgtttttatttagtgtaggggcaataaaatatatttaatgcaaaataaagactcctctttttgggactttttttatttatttatttgttttgttacttttttttttaatcccatcaagggataactttatttgtaactttattttttacttgtaatgtattagcatacttctgtacgctaatacattacactgcgtcactatgacacaggctgctgatcgggcagcacatagagtgcccgaacagcaggcacatggaacagacagccctggggtcctttgtaggtccccagggctgactgcagagggattccccattgtttgatcgcatcactggaatcccggtgatacgatcaaagaggggaattccctttgatcatgccgcggtaatcaaagggttaaacagctgggctccgaatgtttgccgaccccagctgtgttcaggaggctgctctaagatcaggagctgttagtaacagctcctgcttagagggtgAGTGCTCATCAGCTTCATCTGCagcgacgtcaaaagacagtgggcggtcgggaaggtgttaacgaAGACATGCGAAAAATAACTGGTGCCTGGTACTGAACCGGTTAAATGCTTTTAACACAAAAATACAGTGAAATCACAGAATCCCTGAACTCCAGGAGAAGGGCATGTGGTAATATTCTAGAGCACGGTCTCATCTGCACCATGTGAACTCCCGGTTCCTACAGGCAGCAaat belongs to Rhinoderma darwinii isolate aRhiDar2 chromosome 8, aRhiDar2.hap1, whole genome shotgun sequence and includes:
- the RPL39 gene encoding large ribosomal subunit protein eL39, with the protein product MSSHKTFRIKRFLAKKQKQNRPIPQWIRMKTGNKIRYNSKRRHWRRTKLGL